Proteins co-encoded in one Novosphingobium sp. PP1Y genomic window:
- a CDS encoding precorrin-3B synthase, with the protein MSGFAIRGWCPDAWHPMAAGDGLLVRVRPRLGRLNRKQVLGLCDAALTFGNGLIDLTRRGNFQLRGVSEAEWPALIVRLVELELVEADPVHEKKRNLLVAPIWQEADDTARIAAELIARLGELPELPGKVGFVIDAGAVPVLPGEAGDFRIERAAGGSLILRAQGRTAGAEVTAGAEVDRLIAMARWFAENGGPEAGRMSRFTAELPEWAQGSLLPARGSCPLQPGPTSTGAAWGVPFGQISALALARLISDPAATALRTTPWRLLIVEGAAFAPVEGLVDDPADPLLRVDACPGAPSCPQASVETRALARRIAPQVTGRLHVSGCAKRCAATGRADVTLIGREGRYDLSGEGRERLALGRDEVLALFGAG; encoded by the coding sequence ATGAGCGGCTTCGCGATCAGGGGCTGGTGTCCCGATGCATGGCATCCGATGGCGGCGGGAGACGGCCTGCTGGTGCGGGTGCGCCCGCGCCTCGGGCGATTGAACCGCAAGCAGGTGCTGGGCCTGTGCGATGCCGCGCTGACCTTCGGCAATGGCCTGATCGACCTGACCCGCCGCGGCAACTTCCAGCTGCGCGGGGTGAGCGAGGCTGAGTGGCCTGCGCTTATTGTACGGCTCGTCGAACTGGAACTGGTCGAGGCCGATCCCGTCCACGAGAAGAAGCGCAATCTCCTTGTCGCGCCCATCTGGCAGGAAGCCGACGATACTGCGCGGATTGCCGCTGAACTCATCGCAAGGCTCGGTGAGTTGCCGGAGTTGCCGGGCAAGGTCGGCTTCGTGATCGACGCCGGGGCGGTCCCTGTCCTGCCGGGGGAGGCGGGTGATTTCCGGATCGAGCGTGCGGCCGGCGGCAGCCTGATCCTGCGCGCGCAGGGCCGGACCGCGGGCGCGGAAGTGACCGCTGGCGCGGAAGTCGACCGCCTGATCGCCATGGCGCGCTGGTTCGCTGAAAACGGCGGGCCTGAGGCCGGTCGCATGAGCCGGTTTACAGCTGAACTTCCCGAGTGGGCGCAAGGCTCGCTGCTGCCTGCGCGGGGGTCTTGCCCCTTGCAGCCCGGCCCGACATCCACAGGTGCGGCATGGGGCGTGCCTTTCGGACAGATCTCGGCACTGGCGCTGGCCCGCCTGATCTCGGACCCGGCGGCAACGGCGCTGCGCACCACTCCCTGGCGGCTGCTCATCGTCGAAGGCGCTGCCTTTGCGCCCGTGGAGGGGCTGGTGGACGATCCGGCCGATCCGCTCCTGCGCGTCGATGCCTGCCCGGGTGCGCCGTCGTGTCCGCAGGCAAGCGTCGAGACCCGCGCGCTGGCGCGCCGCATCGCTCCGCAGGTCACCGGACGCTTGCATGTCTCTGGCTGCGCGAAGCGCTGTGCGGCGACCGGGCGGGCCGATGTGACGCTGATCGGCCGCGAGGGGCGATACGATCTTT